Proteins encoded by one window of Lates calcarifer isolate ASB-BC8 linkage group LG5, TLL_Latcal_v3, whole genome shotgun sequence:
- the LOC108882263 gene encoding equilibrative nucleoside transporter 1, which yields MAVTSPKDKYFGVWLIFFLLGLGTLLPWNFFMTATMYFTSRLKDTSPVRSSANQTEEAGGQRSVLEAKFNNVMTLCAMLPLLLFTCLNSFLHTLISQRLRVMGSLLIIMVIFIITAILVKVPLEPLPFFSVTMVKIVIINSFGAVLQGSLFGMAGLLPASYTTPIMSGQGLAGTFAAFAMICAITSGSELHDAAFGYFITACVVIFLSFLSYVLLPKLEFFQFYQDINRKQRTEENSVNLMNTEGKEETPIQTRQQNISMMKIFKKIWLLALSVCFTFTVTIGTFPAITADTKSTLNRDSWDLYFIPVSCFLLFNLCDWGGRSLTAVLMWPKKDSVLLPVFIACRLVFIPLFMLCNVQPRLQLPVFFLHDGIFIAFMIVFAFSNGYLASLCMCYGPKNVLPHEAETAGAIMAFFLSLGLALGAALSFLFRALV from the exons ATGGCTGTCACCTCACCGAAAGACAA gtatTTTGGTGTGTGGTTGATCTTCTTCCTACTCGGTTTGGGAACACTGCTGCCCTGGAACTTCTTCATGACTGCTACCATG TACTTCACCAGTCGTCTAAAGGATACCTCACCAGTCAGAtcttcagccaatcagacagAGGAAGCAGGTGGACAGCGCAGCGTTCTGGAGGCCAAATTCAACAATGTGATGACACTGTGCGCCATGCTGCCGCTGCTTCTATTCACCTGCCTCAACTCCTTCCTCCACACACT CATCTCTCAGCGTTTGCGTGTAATGGGCAGTCTGCTCATCATCATggtcatcttcatcatcactgctaTCCTCGTCAAAGTTCCTCTGGAGCCGCTGCCCTTCTTCTCTGTTACCATGGTGAAGATCGTCATCATCAACT CCTTTGGGGCGGTGCTGCAGGGCAGTCTGTTTGGGATGGCCGGTTTGTTGCCGGCCTCCTATACAACTCCCATCATGAGCGGTCAGGGACTTGCTGGAACCTTTGCTGCCTTCGCCATGATCTGCGCCATCACCA GTGGATCTGAGCTTCATGATGCAGCATTTGGTTACTTCATCACAGCCTGTGTCGTTATTTTCCTGTCCTTCCTCTCCTATGTCCTGCTGCCTAAACTG gagtttttccagttttatcaGGACatcaacaggaaacagagaacGGAGGAGAACTCTGTGAATCTGATGAACACAG AGGGTAAAGAGGAAACACCCATTCAGACCAGACAACAGAACATCTCCATGATGAAAATATTCAAGAAG aTCTGGCTGTTGGCTCTCTCCGTCTGTTTCACCTTCACCGTCACCATCGGCACATTTCCTGCCATCACCGCTGACACCAAGTCCACCCTCAACAGAGACTCCTGGG atCTGTACTTCATCCCTGtcagctgtttcctgctcttTAACCTGTGTGACTGGGGTGGGCGGAGCTTAACGGCCGTCCTCATGTGG CCAAAGAAGGACAGTGTGTTACTTCCTGTGTTCATCGCGTGCCGCCTGGTCTTCATACCTCTCTTCATGCTGTGTAACGTCCAGCCTCGTCTCCAGCTGcctgtcttcttcctccatGACGGCATCTTCATTGCCTTCATGATCGTCTTCGCCTTCAGTAACGGATACCTGGCCAGCCTCTGCATGTGCTACGGACCAAA GAACGTCCTCCCTCATGAAGCAGAAACAGCTGGAGCTATCATGGCTTTCTTCCTGTCCCTGGGTTTGGCTTTAGGAGCTGCGCTGTCCTTCCTCTTCAGAGCACTGGTCTGA
- the LOC108882262 gene encoding VIP peptides → MEDLKLIFDLTRSKHHADGLFTSSYSKLLSQLTATNYLESLIPKRVNGDLMENQSPVKRHSDAVFTNKYSRYRKKMAAKKWLIAMLQGKRSVEEPSLLEVSFSPDSTSYPTAEDTMFHYIINQLTLVGHLFVYIHDMIEKQGPIPETMVIYATQLSCFRADYV, encoded by the exons ATGGAAGATCTGAAACTCATCTTTGACTTAACCAG ATCCAAACATCATGCGGATGGACTGTTCACCAGCAGCTACAGCAAACTACTAAGTCAGCTCACTGCTACAAATTATCTGGAGTCACTGATCCCCAAACGAGTCAA tggtgACCTTATGGAAAACCAGTCTCCTGTCAAACGCCACTCTGATGCTGTTTTCACCAACAAATACAGCCGCTACCGCAAAAAGATGGCAGCCAAGAAATGGCTGATTGCCATGCTGCAGGGAAAGAGGAG TGTGGAGGAACCTTCCTTGTTAGAGGTTTCCTTCAGTCCAGACTCCACCTCCTACCCGACTGCAGAGGACACTATGTTTCACTACATTATCAATCAGCTGACTCTGGTAGGTcacctgtttgtttacatacatGACATGATAGAGAAACAGGGACCCATTCCAGAAACCATGGTGATTTATGCTACACAGCTAAGCTGCTTCAGAGCAGATTATGTCTAG
- the LOC127142440 gene encoding acylphosphatase-2, with product MFLPGFLFCLFNIVMSENKLTSVDFEIFGNVQGVCFRMYTEDQGRSLGLSGWVKNTRQGTVIGQIQGPQDKVQDMMLWLRSVGSPSSRIDRAVFSNQRDISKLEIHGFSTRY from the exons ATGTTTCTGCctgggtttttattttgtctttttaacattgtcatgtctgaaaacaaactgacttCTGTGGACTTTGAGATTTTTGGGAATGTGCAGG gtgttTGCTTCAGAATG tACACAGAGGATCAGGGCCGGAGCCTGGGTCTGAGTGGCTGGGTGAAGAACACCAGACAGGGAACTGTGATCGGTCAAATCCAGGGACCTCAGGACAAAGTCCAAGACAT GATGCTATGGCTCAGGAGCGTCGGCAGTCCCAGTTCTCGGATTGATCGAGCTGTTTTCTCCAACCAGAGAGACATTTCTAAACTGGAGATCCACGGCTTCTCTACTCGCTACTAA
- the LOC108882264 gene encoding actin-binding protein WASF3 — translation MPLVKRIIEPRYLCRGTLPNGVASELECVTNSTLAAVIKQLGGLSRHAEDIFGELFTEANSFYLRMNSLQERVDLLAVKVTQLDSTVEEVSLQDINMRKAFRSSTIQDQQVVSRSSILNPVLEMYQRCDKPPPLNILTPYRDDKKDGLKFYTDPSYFFNLWREKMLQATENKRKEKRRQKEQKHVEESSGREVKKVRKARNRRQEWNLMAYDKELRPDARVTPSPYHTSDGSMSPDRSGTSDDPSFPASPHHHDTQGHDGKDHVTVATGGSGQTQSLDRALRPASASSAVTAATARQHSLGRNQPHHHHHHPQPPAGSTNQNGTRTNAVKEANDHQIPPAPPPPPPLIPSAGQMGFPNSSTHTAAMATPLHPAAAPGNQGGAAALSRPYSPSPPPPPPANYVPSPSRPGGHAPPSAAAAPPLPTVMDGRKPPGGPNVPMNDARSDLLAAIRRGIQLRKVQEQREQEEAKKREPTGNDVATILSRRIAVEYSESEEESEPEDQEWSD, via the exons ATGCCGTTAGTGAAGAGGATTATCGAACCCAGGTATCTGTGTCGCGGGACACTGCCCAACGGCGTTGCCAGTGAACTGGAGTGTGTCACCAACAGCACGTTAGCTGCTGTCATCAAACAGCTGGGAGGACTCA GTCGACATGCGGAGGACATCTTTGGCGAGTTGTTCACGGAGGCCAACAGTTTCTACCTGAGGATGAACAGTCTGCAGGAGAGAGTGGACCTGTTGGCAGTGAAGGTCACACAGCTCGACTCCACCGTGGAGGAAG TTTCTCTGCAGGACATCAACATGAGGAAGGCCTTCAGGAGCAGCACCATCCAGGACCAGCAGGTGGTGTCACGGAGCTCCATCCTCAACCCGGTGCTGGAGATGTACCAACGCTGCGacaaacccccccccctcaaCATCTTGACTCCCTACAG ggatGATAAGAAGGATGGTCTGAAGTTTTATACCGACCCGTCGTATTTCTTCAACCTGTGGAGGGAGAAGATGCTGCAGGCCACCGAGAACAAACGCAAGGAGAAGAGACGACAAAAG GAGCAGAAACATGTGGAGGAGTCTTCAGGTCGGGAGGTGAAGAAG GTTCGGAAAGCTCGTAACCGGCGtcaggagtggaacctgatgGCGTACGACAAGGAGCTCCGCCCAGACGCTCGAGTGACGCCGTCACCTTACCACACCTCTGACGGCTCCATGTCACCTGACAG GTCAGGGACGTCAGATGACCCTTCCTTCCCTGCCAGCCCCCACCACCACGACACCCAGGGGCATGATGGGAAGGATCACGTCACCGTGGCAACCGGAGGAAGCGGTCAGACTCAGTCGTTGGACCGAGCTCTCCGACCTGCCTCTGCgtcctctgctgtcactgcagcGACTGCCCGCCAGCACTCTCTGGGCCGTAACCAGCcgcatcaccaccaccaccacccgcaGCCACCCGCCGGCTCGACCAATCAGAACGGAACACGGACCAACGCCGTCAAAGAGGCCAA tGACCATCAGATCCCTCCCGCCCCCCCGCCACCTCCCCCTCTCATTCCATCGGCGGGACAGATGGGATTCCCTAACAGCTCCACCCAcactgctgccatggcaacGCCACTGCACCCAGCTGCTGCTCCCGGTAACCAAg GTGGCGCCGCTGCCCTCTCTCGCCCTTACAGTCCCTCCCCTCCCCCGCCTCCACCAGCTAACTACGTCCCCTCCCCCTCTCGGCCCGGAGGCCACGCTCCGCCCTCGGCTGCTGCGGCACCCCCGTTGCCCACGGTGATGGACGGCAGGAAGCCTCCTGGCGGACCGAACGTGCCGATGAACGATGCCCGCAGTGACCTGCTGGCCGCCATACGCAGAG GGATCCAGCTGAGGAAGGTTCAGGAGCAGCGTGAGCAGGAGGAGGCCAAGAAACGCGAACCCACAGGAAATGATGTCGCCACCATCCTGTCACGGCGCATTGCTGTTGAGTACAGCGAATCAGAGGAGGAGTCTGAACCCGAGGACCAGGAGTGGtctgactga